From Balneola sp. MJW-20:
TTTAATTGATGAGATCAATCGATCTCCGGCAAAGACCCAGTCTGCCCTCTTCGAAGTTATGGAAGAAAGACAGATCACCGTCGATGGAAACACCTATCCCCTCCAGGAACCTTTCATGGTTGTTGCTACACAAAATCCCATTGATCACGAAGGAACTTATCGCCTTCCGGAAGCTCAGCTTGACCGGTTTCTCTTTAAGATCGAAGTTCCCTATCCCGACCTGGAACAGGAGATCTCCATTCTTGAGGGCAGCCTGAACCGAAGCAACCGCTTTGATCTCAGCATGATCAGGAAGGTCGTATCTGCGGATGAGATCATTAAACAGCGAAAAGCCGTACAACAGGTACATGTCTCTGCTGAGGTAATGAAATACATTGCTGAGATCACCCAGAACACCCGTAACAGCGGTTCACTTTCTGTTGGAGCCTCACCAAGAGCTTCGGTATACCTGATGCGTGCATCTCAGGCCTGGGCGGCCACACGGGGACGTGATTTTGTCACCCCCGAAGATGTGAAAAGTGTGGTGCGTCCGGCATTTCGTCATCGCATTATGCTCACCCCTGAAAAAGAAATGGAAGGAGTAAGTCCGGATCAGGTGATAAAGCTGATCCTAGAAAAAACAGAGGTACCCAGATAATCCGTTTTCTTAAAGGCATATATCTTTCTGACCTCTTCTTCTATGGGATCTCAGGGACCACATTTCTTTTCCTGTTGGGATATTTCTATCCGACAGTCGGAGCACTTGCGAACCTGACTTTGATCGCTTTTATCATCCTGTCTGTATTAGACTATCTCATGCTATTCAGCAGCAATGAACCACTTAGTGCTGAACGTCATACTCCAAACCGTTTATCCAACGGAGATGTTAACCAGATCAGAGTATCTTTTGCATCCCATCTTCCCTTCAGATCAAAAGTAGAAATGATCGATGAGATACCTCATCAGTTCCAGATACGGGATTTTGCTATTTCTTGGGAAGCCGGACCCGGCCAACAAAAGGAGATTCATTATGATCTAAGGCCTACTGAAAGAGGTTCGTACTCTTTTGGCAATATGAATTTTTATGTAACCGGCCGGATCGGCCTTATAAGGCGAAAGGTTACGATACCGGCTTCTAAAGAAGTACCGGTTTATCCTTCTTTCATTCAGATGCGCAAATTTGAGATGTATGCCATTTCGAACAGACTGACGGACATTGGGATCAAAAAGATTCGCAGGGTTGGTCACACGATGGAATTTGACCAGATAAAAGAATATGTGCGGGGAGATGATGTACGTTCGATCAACTGGAAGGCTACAGCCCGGGCAAATACCCTGATGGTGAACCAGTATCAGGATGAACGCTCGCAGCAGGTGATCAGTGTGGTAGATATGGGTCGGGTTATGAAAATGCCTTTTGAGGGTCTTAGCTTACTGGACTACGCGATTAACACCAGCCTCGTCATTTCCAACATTGCCCTGATCAAAGATGATAAGGCTGGATTTGTCGGCTTTACGAATGATAAGATCACCATGGTAAAGCCCCAGAAAAAAAGAACACATATCAGAGCCATTCAGGAAGCTTTGTACAAAGCTGATACTAACTTTCTGGAGTCCAGCTATGAGAAATTGATGGTCACTCTTAAAAGCAAGGTCCGCCAGCGAAGCCTGATCCTCTTATATACTAATTTTGAAACTCTTTCATCTATGAAGAGGCAGCTTCCCTATCTTACTCAGATCGCAAGAGACCATCTTCTTGTCACGGTCTTCTTCGAAAATACAGAGATGGATCGTCTGATCCGACAGCCGGCAGGCAAGCTCGAAGATATCTATACTAAAACAATAGCAGAAAAATTCAGTTTTGAAAAAAGGCAGATCGTGAAAAGTCTGAACCAACGTGGAATCCAGACCATACTTACTGCTCCCAAGGAATTATCAGTAAATGCGATCAATAAATATCTGGAGCTTAAGGCCAGAGGTCTGATATAATGCTTCTCTAAGGTATAGACATAAAAAAAACCGGCACTGATAAATGCCGGCTTTCCAAAACTAGATATATAAATGATCTACTTGATCAATGTCATCTTTCGGGTAAAGGATGTTGATCCGGCCTGCAGGCGGTAAATATAAATTCCGCTCGATAGATTTGAAGCATTAAAGTTTACTTCATGAGAACCGGCTCCAAAA
This genomic window contains:
- a CDS encoding AAA family ATPase, which codes for MDTPDKDTKNEFENRTDLSGLEKLVQDLRNEISKVIVGQEEMIDLLLVAILADGHVLIEGNPGVAKTLTTRLLAECINTKFSRIQFTPDLMPADVVGTSVYNPKVTDFEFKKGPAFTNVLLIDEINRSPAKTQSALFEVMEERQITVDGNTYPLQEPFMVVATQNPIDHEGTYRLPEAQLDRFLFKIEVPYPDLEQEISILEGSLNRSNRFDLSMIRKVVSADEIIKQRKAVQQVHVSAEVMKYIAEITQNTRNSGSLSVGASPRASVYLMRASQAWAATRGRDFVTPEDVKSVVRPAFRHRIMLTPEKEMEGVSPDQVIKLILEKTEVPR
- a CDS encoding DUF58 domain-containing protein, translated to MGYFYPTVGALANLTLIAFIILSVLDYLMLFSSNEPLSAERHTPNRLSNGDVNQIRVSFASHLPFRSKVEMIDEIPHQFQIRDFAISWEAGPGQQKEIHYDLRPTERGSYSFGNMNFYVTGRIGLIRRKVTIPASKEVPVYPSFIQMRKFEMYAISNRLTDIGIKKIRRVGHTMEFDQIKEYVRGDDVRSINWKATARANTLMVNQYQDERSQQVISVVDMGRVMKMPFEGLSLLDYAINTSLVISNIALIKDDKAGFVGFTNDKITMVKPQKKRTHIRAIQEALYKADTNFLESSYEKLMVTLKSKVRQRSLILLYTNFETLSSMKRQLPYLTQIARDHLLVTVFFENTEMDRLIRQPAGKLEDIYTKTIAEKFSFEKRQIVKSLNQRGIQTILTAPKELSVNAINKYLELKARGLI